The segment GGCAGGCGCGGAGACGATCGTCTCCCTCCACCTGTCCGCCGAGTTCTCCGGCACCTACGACGCCGCCCTGCTGGCCGCCGCCGACGCGCCCGTGCCGGTGCGGGTGGTGGACACCGCGATGGTCGCGATGGCGCTGGGCTTCCCCGTACTGAGCGCGGCCGAGGCGGCGGAGGCGGGCGGTTCCTCCGACGATGTCGTCGCGGCCGCCGAGAAGCGGGCCTCGGACACCTCCGCGTACTTCTACGTCGACACCCTGGACTACCTGCGGCGCGGCGGCCGCATCGGCGCGGCACAGGCGCTGCTCGGATCCGCGCTCGCCGTCAAGCCGCTGCTCCAGCTCTCGGAGGGCCGCATCGAGTTGATGGAGAAGGTGCGCACGGCCTCCAAGGCCGTCGCCCGGCTGGAGGAGATCGTCGTCGAGCGGGCCGGCACCCGGCGCGTGGACATCGCCGTCCACCATCTGGCCTCCGCCGACCGGGCCGCGGCTCTGGCGGAGCGCCTGCGCGGCCGGGTTCCCGGGCTCGACACGCTGGTGCTGAGCGAGGTCGGCGCGGTGATCGGCGCGCATACGGGGCCGGGGCTGCTGGGCGTGGTCGTGTCGCCGCACTGAGCCCGGGAAGTTATCCACAGGCTCAGATCAAGATCATCTTTGTGGTGCCATCTTCCTTACCGTCAGTTGCATGGCAACTCTCACCGCTCACAAACACCTTGACGCCGCCGGCGCCGCTGACGCCGTCCGGGCCCGCGCCGCCGCGCTCTTCGACCGGCCTCCGCCGTCCGCGATCGAGCCCGAGCCCGAGTCCGAGGCCTCTGTGTCTGTTGCGCCTTCCAGAGTGGCCAGAGCGCGGGACTGGGCGTACGTACGATGCGGCCTGGAGCCGAGGACGGTGGCCGCGCTCGCGGTGCTGCTGATCGCGGCCGTCGGGTTCGCGGCGTACCACTTCTGGGCGAGCGGCCCGGCGACGGTGGCCGTGCCGGGAGTCTCGCCGCAGCCGTCGCCGGGGCCGGTGCCCGGGCCGCCGCCGGTCATCGGCGCAGCGAAGGCGGGCAGGGCCGTGCTGGTGGACATCGCGGGCAAGGTGCGCAGGCCGGGCGTGCGCAAGCTGCCTCCCGGATCCCGGGTCGCGGACGCCGTCAGGGCGGCGGGCGGCGCGCTGCCGGGCATCGACACCAGCGCGCTGAACCTCGCCCGGATCGTCGCCGACGGCGAGCAGATCCTCGTCGGCGCCCCGGCCCCGCCCATGGCCGGCACCGGGCCCGGCGCGCCGGTCAGCCTGAGCACCGCCACCCCGGAACAACTGGAGACGCTGCCCGGCGTGGGCCCTGTCCTCGCTCGCCATATCGTCGACTACCGCACCCAGCACGGCGGTTTCACCTCCGTCGACCAGCTCAACGAAGTCACCGGCATCGGCGACCACCGCTTCGCCGACCTCAAGCCCCTGGTCACCCCGTGACCACCCCGCGCTCCGCCGTCCACGCCGCCGCCGCGTCCCCCCGAGGCGCCTCCAACCCCCACCAGGACGGACCCGCCGACCTCCGCCTCGTACCGCCCGCGCTCGCCTCCTGGGCCGCCACGGCCTGGGCGCTCGGCGCGCCCGGGGGAGCGGTGGCCTGGTCGTGCGGGGTGGCGGCGGCGGTGGCGCTGGCCTGGCTGGGGTGCGGGCGGGCGTCGCGCGGTGGCGGAGCGGGCGGGTGTCCGTGGCCGGCCGTCGGCCGGGCGGCGGCCGCCGTACTGCTCTGCGCCGCCGCGACCGCCGGTGCGGCCGCCCTGCACGCCGCGGACCTGCGCCGTGGCCCGGTGCCCGGCCTGGCCGCCGAACACTCCCGCGCGACGGTGGAGTTGACCCTCACCGGCGACCCGAGAACCATCCGCCCCCGGGTCCGGGGCGCGGCCCGCGCACCCGCCGCCGTGGTCGTGGACGGGGAAGCGATCCGCGTCACGGCCGGGGGAGCGGTGACGGCCGTCCGCACCCCGGTCCTGCTCATCGCCCAGCAACCCGTGGGCCCGTGGCTGCGGTTGCTGCCCTCGACCCGGGTCACCGTCACCGCGCGGCTCGCCCCGCCGACGCGTCCTGGTGACCGGGTGGCCGCTGTACTGTCCGTCCACGGCCCGCCGAGGGTGACCGGGCAGCCGACGGCGACCCAGCGCACGGCGGGCCGGCTGCGCGCGGGGCTGCGGACGGCGACCGAGGGCCTGCCGGCCGACGCGCGGGCGCTGCTGCCGGGCCTGGTGGTCGGCGACACCTCCCGCGTCACCCCCGAACTGCACGACGCCTTCGAGGCGACCGACCTGCTCCATCTCACCGCCGTCAGCGGCTCCAACCTGGCGATCATCCTCATACTGCTGATCGGCCCGCCCGGCAGGGCGATCCTGGCCGAACGCGGCGGTCTGGCACCCCGGTTGGGCATCCCGCTGCGGGCGACAGCCGTGCTCGGCGGGGCACTGACGCTCGCCTTCGTGATCGTGTGCCGCCCCGAGCCGAGCGTGCTGCGGGCCGCCGCCTGCGGACTGGTCACCCTGCTGGCCATCGGCACGGGCCGCCGCCGCTCCCTGATCCCGGCCCTGGCCGCCGCCGTGCTGCTGCTCCTGCTCTACGACCCGTGGCTGGCCCGCAGTTACGGATTCCTGCTCTCCGTGCTGGCCACGGGCGCCCTGCTGCTCCTCGCGCCGCGCTGGAGCGAGGCCCTCCGGCGTCGCGGGGTGCCGCCCCGCCTCGCGGAGGTCCTCGCGGCGGCGGCCTCCGCGCAGGCGGTCTGCGCGCCGGTCGTCGCCGTACTGGCCGCGCACGTCAGCCTCGTGGCCGTGCCGTGCAATCTGCTGGCCGAACTCGCCGTGGCCCCCGCCACGGTGCTCGGCTTCGCCGCTCTGGCGACGGCGCCCCTCGCGTTGCCCGCCGCCAAGGCCCTGGCCTGGCTGGCCGGCTGGCCCGCCGGGTGGATCGCCGCCATCGCCCGCCACGGCGCCGCCCTGCCCGGCGCCACCGTCGCCTGGCCCGGCACCTGGCCGGGCGCGGCCCTGCTCGCGGCGCTCACCGTGACAGCCGTACTCCTCGGCCGCCGTCTGCCGCGCCACCCGTGGCTGTACGGCGTCGCCGCACTGCTCCTGCTCCTGGCCGTCCTGCGCCCCGTCCCCCTGCCCAGAGCCCTCACCGGCTGGCCCCCGCCGGGCTGGCGGATGGTCGTCTGCGATGTCGGCCAGGGCGACGCCCTCGTCCTGTCGGCGGGCGACGGCACCGGCACCGCCGTAGTGATCGACACCGGCCCCGAGCCGGACCTTGCCGACCGCTGCCTGCACCGCCTCGGGATCACCACGATCCCGCTGCTCGTCCTCAGCCACTTCCACGCCGATCACGTCGACGGGCTCCCCGGCGTCCTGCGCGGCCGCACGGTCGGCGCGATCGAGACCACGACCCTCGACGAGCCGCCCGGACAGGCCGCCTTCGTACGCCGTCAGGCCGCCGCCGCCCACATCCCCCTCATCCGCGCCGCCCCCGGCGAGCACCGCCGCCTCGCCGCCCTGGACTGGCAGGTCCTCTCCGTGGGCCTGGGCGACGACCCCAACGACGCGAGCGTCACCCTGCTCGTCCGCACCGCGGGCCTCACCCTCCTGCTCCTCGGCGACCTCGAACCCGCCGCCCAGCAGCGCCTCCTCACCGCCGTCCCCGACCTCCCGCGCGTCGATGTCCTCAAAGTCGCCCACCATGGCTCCGCCTACCAGGACCCCGCCCTCCTGGCCCGCCTCCGCCCCCGGCTCGCCCTCATCTCCTGCGGCGCCGACAACCCCTACGGCCACCCCTCCCCGCGCACGGTCGACGCCCTGCGCGCACAGGGCGCGACGGTGCTCCGTACGGACCGGGACGGGCCGATCGCGGTCACGGGCGACCGGGAGGCGTTACGCGCCGCACTGTCGCACGGCTGAGGCCGTCACCGATCCCACGTATGCGCTCTCTTGACCTGCCGGAAATGTAAAAGGCCTTACGCGGGTGGCCCCCGAGGTGTAAGTCTACGCGCGTTACAGCTTTGAACCCCGGCCTCGGAGGCGTAATGCCCATCAACCGCAGAGACTTCATCAACCGCTCAGCCGCGACCGGTGCGGGTGTCGCACTGGCCGGTACGGCCGGCGTGGTCGCCGCGCCGCAGGCGGTCGCCGCCGAGGCGAAGGGCAAGGACAAGGACAAGGACTGCGGCGCGCCGAAGACTTACTCGTTCTCGATCCTGGGCACGACGGACCTGCACAGCCATGTCTTCAACTGGGACTACTTCACGGACAAGGAGTACACGGACTCCAAGAACGACGACATAGGTCTGGCGAAGGTCTTCACCCTCGTCAAGCAGGTCCGTGAGGCGAAGGGCCGTCACCGCACGCTGCTGGTGGACGCCGGCGACATCATCCAGGGCACCTCGCTCGCGTACTACTACGCCAAGGTCGACCCGATCACCGGCACCAACGGCAAGCCGGGCCCGATCCACCCGATGGCGGCCGCCATGAACGCGATGCACTACGACGCGGCGGCGCTGGGCAACCACGAGTTCAACTACGGTATCCCGCTGCTGCGGGTCTTCCAGGAGCAGTGCAAGTTCCCGCTGCTGGGGGCCAACGCGCTGAACGCGAAGACCCTCAAGCCCGCCTTCCCGCCCTACGTCATCAAGCAGATCCCGGTGCCCGGCCGCCCGCCGATCAAGGTCGGCATCATCGGCCTGACCAACCCCGGCATCGCGATCTGGGACAAGGACAACGTCTC is part of the Streptomyces sp. NBC_01262 genome and harbors:
- a CDS encoding DegV family protein, with product MSSHVAIVTDSTAYLPQEALTRHRITVVPLVVVIGDEALEEGTEVSAPAVARALQRRKPVTTSRPGPAEFAAAYRAAAEAGAETIVSLHLSAEFSGTYDAALLAAADAPVPVRVVDTAMVAMALGFPVLSAAEAAEAGGSSDDVVAAAEKRASDTSAYFYVDTLDYLRRGGRIGAAQALLGSALAVKPLLQLSEGRIELMEKVRTASKAVARLEEIVVERAGTRRVDIAVHHLASADRAAALAERLRGRVPGLDTLVLSEVGAVIGAHTGPGLLGVVVSPH
- a CDS encoding ComEA family DNA-binding protein, giving the protein MATLTAHKHLDAAGAADAVRARAAALFDRPPPSAIEPEPESEASVSVAPSRVARARDWAYVRCGLEPRTVAALAVLLIAAVGFAAYHFWASGPATVAVPGVSPQPSPGPVPGPPPVIGAAKAGRAVLVDIAGKVRRPGVRKLPPGSRVADAVRAAGGALPGIDTSALNLARIVADGEQILVGAPAPPMAGTGPGAPVSLSTATPEQLETLPGVGPVLARHIVDYRTQHGGFTSVDQLNEVTGIGDHRFADLKPLVTP
- a CDS encoding ComEC/Rec2 family competence protein — encoded protein: MTTPRSAVHAAAASPRGASNPHQDGPADLRLVPPALASWAATAWALGAPGGAVAWSCGVAAAVALAWLGCGRASRGGGAGGCPWPAVGRAAAAVLLCAAATAGAAALHAADLRRGPVPGLAAEHSRATVELTLTGDPRTIRPRVRGAARAPAAVVVDGEAIRVTAGGAVTAVRTPVLLIAQQPVGPWLRLLPSTRVTVTARLAPPTRPGDRVAAVLSVHGPPRVTGQPTATQRTAGRLRAGLRTATEGLPADARALLPGLVVGDTSRVTPELHDAFEATDLLHLTAVSGSNLAIILILLIGPPGRAILAERGGLAPRLGIPLRATAVLGGALTLAFVIVCRPEPSVLRAAACGLVTLLAIGTGRRRSLIPALAAAVLLLLLYDPWLARSYGFLLSVLATGALLLLAPRWSEALRRRGVPPRLAEVLAAAASAQAVCAPVVAVLAAHVSLVAVPCNLLAELAVAPATVLGFAALATAPLALPAAKALAWLAGWPAGWIAAIARHGAALPGATVAWPGTWPGAALLAALTVTAVLLGRRLPRHPWLYGVAALLLLLAVLRPVPLPRALTGWPPPGWRMVVCDVGQGDALVLSAGDGTGTAVVIDTGPEPDLADRCLHRLGITTIPLLVLSHFHADHVDGLPGVLRGRTVGAIETTTLDEPPGQAAFVRRQAAAAHIPLIRAAPGEHRRLAALDWQVLSVGLGDDPNDASVTLLVRTAGLTLLLLGDLEPAAQQRLLTAVPDLPRVDVLKVAHHGSAYQDPALLARLRPRLALISCGADNPYGHPSPRTVDALRAQGATVLRTDRDGPIAVTGDREALRAALSHG